The genome window CGGTGCAGGGCACCAGGTCGTCGCAGGCGCCCGGCGAACCGACCGCCTGCGGGAGCTCGCGGAACGCACCGAGCAGGCCACCGCCGCCTCGGGCGGCGGCATCCACCCGGTGCGTCTCGACGTCACCGACCGCGACGACGTCGCCGCCTTCGTCGAGACCGCCCGCGAACGGTTCGGGCGCGTCGACGTCCTCGTCAGCAACGCCGGGGTCATGCCGTTGTCGCGACTGGACTCCCTGCTGGTGGACGAGTGGGACCGGATGATCGACGTGAACGTGCGCGGACTGCTGCACGGGATCGCCGCCGCGCTGCCCCACTTCACCGCGCAAGGCGGGGGCCACTTCGTCACGATCGCAAGCATCGGCGCCCACCAGGTCGTGCCGACCAGCGCCGTGTACTCCGGCACCAAGTACGCCGCCTGGGCGATCACCGAGGGACTGCGCCAGGAGGCCGACCCCTCGATCCGGGTCACCACCGTCTCCCCCGGCGTCGTCACCTCCGAGCTCGCGGACTCCATCACCGACCCGGGGGCGGCGGAGGCGATGCACGCCTACCGCAGGCACGCGATCGCGCCCGAGGCCATCGCCGAAGCCGTTTCCTACGCCCTCGACCAGCCGGACGACGTCGACGTCAACGAGATCGTCGTGCGTCCGGCCCGCCAGCGCTGACCACGCGGGGGAACCCGTGACCACCACCATCCCCGCTTCCTGGGACCTCACCGGCCGGGTCGCCGTCGTCACCGGCGCCGCACGCGGAATCGGCCGGGCCACCGCCACGCTGCTGCGCGAGCGCGGCGCCCGGCTGGTCGTGACCGACCGTCGCGAGGCCGTCGGGGAGCTCGCGGCGGACGACGTTGCGGTGCTCGTCGGCGACGTCGCCGACGAGGACGTCGCACGAGCCACCACGCGACTGGCCACCCAGCGGTTCGGGCGGTTCGACATCCTCGTCAACAACGCGGGCCGCACCCTGAACAAGCCGATCACCGAAACCAGCGTCGAGGACTTCGACGAGATCATGCGGGTCAACGCCCGCGGCAAATTCGTGCAGGCGCGCGAAGCCTTCCGCGCCATGGAGGCCGCGGGCGGCGGTGCGATCGTCTCGATCGCGTCCGTCTCGTCGGTCGTGGCCTTCCACACCCAGACCGCGTATGCCGCGTCGAAAGGTGCCCTGGCGCAGATCACGCGCGTGCTCGCGATCGAGGGCGGCCCCAAGGGCATCCGTTCCAACGTCGTGCTCCCGGGCGTCGTCGACACCGACATCATGGAGGGCGTCGTCGACAACGGGCGCGAGATGCTCGCCTCTTTCGGCGGCGCGCATCCGATCGGCCGGATCGGCCGGCCCGAGGAGGTCGCCGAAGCCGTCGCCTTCCTCGTCTGCGACGCCTCCACGTTCGTGACCGGCGCGTAAATCGCGGTCGACGGCGGATGGACCGCCCAGTGATCGGTGCCCGGTTCCCCGCGGTAGCGCGCTGACCGGCGGGCCCGCGGTGGCCCGCCGGGCGGCGGGGTCAGTCCGACGCTGCGGAGCGCTGCGTGGTGCCGATGGCGGCGCGGAGGCGGTTGCGGGCGCCGAGGAGGTGGGCGCGCAGGTTCGTCAGCGCCTCCTCCTCGAGGCCGCCGCGGGCCAGGCGCAGCAGGTCGGCGTGGGCTTCGGCGGCCGGGTGCAGGTCGACGTCCTGGGCGTTGGTCACGTCCAGCACCACGGCGATCGTCGGCAGGTACTGCTCCCACACCGACCGCAACCGCCGGTGCCCGGACAGCCGGTAGAACTCCGTGTGGAACTCCAGGTCGGCGCGGGCGAAGGTCTGCACGTCCCGGCGCTGCGCGGCGGTGTTCATCTCGTCCACGCACTGCTGGGCGCGGTCCCAGCCGTCCTGCTCGGCCCGCCGGATCGCCAACGACATCGCGAGGGTCTCCAGCGACTCCCGCAGCATGTACAGCTCGTCGACGTCGTCCTCGGTGAGCCCGGTGACGAACACGCCGCGCCGCCGCGACTCCAGCAGGCCCTCGGCCTCCAGCTGCCGGTAGGCGTCGCGGATCGGGCCGCGGCTGACGTCGAACTGCTCGGCGAGCACGTCCTCGACCAGCCGGGTGCCGCGCGGCAGCTCCCCGCCGATGATGCGGACCCGCAGCTCGTGCGCGACCCGGTCGCCCAGCGACCGCTGCACCAGGGACGGGAAGCTCAAGATCAACTCCTAGGCTCGGGCTGCGGCGCCGCCCCGCCGGTGGATCTTGGCAGGGCGGCCACCAGGTTAGCGCGCGTTCTCGGCCACCAGGTCCTTGATCAGCGCCTCGGTCTCGGCATCCGGGTCGGCCACGGTCATCCGGGACTCCCCCGCGGGCAGCCCGCGCAGCCGCTGCGCGCACTTGATCCGCCCGATGCTCGGCCCGAGCGCGGCCACCACTCGGTCGACGCGCTGCTGGACCTCACCGGTGTCGCGTCCGGCCCGGATCGCTTCGGCCAGCTCCAGGAACGGTTCCGGGAGCGCCGCGGAGCATCCGGAGACGGTTCCCACGCCGCCGGCGGCGAGGACGTCGGCCAGCGCGCGGTCGTTGCCGGAATACACCTCGAAGCCCTGCGGCGCCACCGCGACGTGCTCCCGCACCTGACCGGACGCCGCGCCGCTGAGCTTGACGCCGGCGAACCCGTGCGCGGTGGCCAGCTCGGCGCACAGTTCCGGCGACACCTCCAGCCCCGTGCGCTCCGGGAACAGGTACGCGTAGATCTCCGCGTCCCCGGCGGCCTCCCGGACGCTGCCGAAGTAGGCGTGCAGCTCCTCGGGCGTCGCGGGCAGGTAGTACGGCGTCAGGGCGGCCAGCCGTCGTGCGCCCGCGCGCACCGACGCCCGGGTCAGCAGCGCGGCGTTGTGGGCGTCCGCCGCGCCGACGTGCGCGATGACGCCCTCCGCACCGGCGATCTCCAGCGCGACGTCCAGCAGCGACATGCGTTCGCCGATGGTCAGCGCCGGGAACTCGCCGGTGGTGCCGCCGACGAGCAGTTGCCCGGTGTGCTGCCCCGCGAACCCGTAGAGCTGCCTGGCCGCCGCCAGGTCGAGGTCGCCGTCGGGCTGGAAGGGCGTGGTCACCGCGGTGATGACCGTGCGCTGGCCGCTCATGCGGGTCCTTTCGTCCGGATCGGTACGACCCCAGCATACTTCGTTAACGGTCTTTCGTTAACGGTTGACTGAGGCAGGGTTTCCGCCGAGACTGTGCCGACCAGCGCCGCGTGACCTCCGCCGCGCTCCCCGACGAAGAGGAGCAGGCCCGCATGGGCGAGCACATCGTCAGCCTCTACCACCTGAACGACATCACCGAGGCGGAGCTGCGCAAGCACCTGCCCGACCACCCCGACCTGCGGATCACCGAGATCGGACCGGACGCCGACCCCGCGGACCGCCACGCCGAGCTCGCCACCGCCACGATCGTGCTGGCCCCGCTGGAGAAGGAACGCCGGATCGACGCGGCCCTGCTCGACGCGATGCCGAACTGCCGGCTGATCCAGTCGGTCGCGGTCGGGTTCGACGGCGTCGACCACGTGGCCGCCGCCGAGCGCGGTATCCCGGTGGCGAACCTGCCGGGTTTCAACGCCGACGCGGTCGCCGACTGGACAGTGGGCGCGATGCTGTACCTGCTGCGCCACTACGCGGCCGGACATCGCAAGGTCGAGCAGGGCGGCTGGGGACCGGAAGGACTGCGCGGCCGCGATCTCAGCGCGCTGACGGTCGCGATCCTCGGCTTCGGCAACATCGGCCGCGCGGTCGCCCGCCGGCTCGACGGCTTCGGCGCGGAGATCGTCGTGCACGACCCCTTCCCGTCGGAACCCGGCCGCCAGTACGTGGCGCTGGAGGAAGCCGTGGCGCGGGCCGACGTGCTGAGCCTGCACATGCCGCTCAACGACGCCACCCGCGGAATCCTCGGCGACGAGTCGCTGGCGACCATGCCTCCGGGCGCGTACGTGGTCAACGCCGGGCGGGGCGGTGTGATCGACGAGCCCGCACTGGCCCGCGCGCTGGACTCCGGCCACCTCGCCGGTGCCGCGCTCGACGTCTTCGCCGAGGAACCGCTGCCCGCGGACTCGCCGCTGCGCGGCCGGGACGACGTGCTGCTCACCCCGCACACCGCCGGGGTCACCTGGGAGGCCTACCACAATCTGCGGAACCGCCTGTTCGACAAGCTCGCGGCGGTGCTGGCCGGCAAGTCCCCTGCGGACATCGTCAACGGCGTCCAACCGCGCTGATCCCCGAAAGGAACAACCTGATGGCCACCCTGTCCCGGTCAGAGCCGACCGGTACCCCGGCCCCGCGTCGCGGGATCGGCAAGCTGCGGTACGCGATGCTGGGCGTGCTGTTCGCCGGCATCGCGATCAACTACGTCGACCGCGCCACGATCAGCGTCGCGATGCCGTTCATGAGCGAGGAGATGGGGATCTCCGACGCGGTCGGCGGCGTGATCCTCTCGGCGTTCTTCTGGACCTACGCCGCGGGGCAGATGCCCGGCGGTTTCCTCGCCGACAAGCTCGGTCCGCGCAAGATGCTCCTGGTCGCCAGCCTGTGCTGGGGCCTGTCGACGATGGCGATGGGCCTGGCGTGGGGTGTGGTGTCCCTGGTGGTGCTGCGGCTGGTGCTGGGCGTCGGCGAGTCGCCCGCCTTCCCGGCCAGCGCCCAGGTGGTGTCGCGCTGGTTCCCCCGCTCCGAACGCAGCTTCGCCGCCGCCACCTTCAACAACGGCAACCCGGTCGGCGCGACGCTTTCGGTGCCGCTGGTGGCGTTGACGATCGCGACGCTCGGCTGGCGGTGGGCCTTCGTGCTGGCCGGGGCCCTCGGCGTGGTGTGGGCGTTGGTGTGGTGGAAGGTCTACCGCGAGCCGCGCGAGCACCCGAAGATCACCGCCGCCGAGCTGGCGCACATCGAGGAGGGTCAGGAGGAGCCGACCGCGGCCGGCGCGCCGGTGCGCTGGGCGCAGCTGTTCCGGTTCCGCGCGGTGTGGGCGATGATGATCGGCTTCTTCTGCGTCAACTTCGTCGCCTACTTCTTCATCACCTGGTTCCCGACCTACCTGGTCAAGACCTACGGGCTCAGCCTGCTGAAGTTCGGCTTCTACGGGATGGTCCCCGGCATCGCCTCGATGCTCGGCGGCTGGTGCGGCGGCCTGTTTTCCGACTACCTGGTCCGGCGCGGCACCTCGCTCACGGTGGCCCGCAAGATCCCGCTGGTCGGCGGGCTGCTGGGCACCTCGGTGATCGCGCTGGCGGTGTTCTCGCCGTCGGTGGAGATGGCGCTGGCGGCGCTGTCGGCGTCGTACTTCTGCAGCACCTTCGCCGCGGCCAGCGTGTGGGCGCTGCCCGCCGACTTCGCCCCGACGCCGGGCCAGGTCGGTTCGCTGGCGGGCATCCAGAACACCGCGGCGAACATCGCCGGGATCATCTCGCCGATCCTCATCGGCGTGCTCACCGGCATGACCAGCTCGTTCGTCCTGCCCCTGCTGATCGCGGGCGGCGTGGCCCTCACCGGCGCGGCGGTCTACGCGTTCGTGCTGCCCCCGGTGCGCCGGCTGGGCGTGCGGTGACGCGGCAGCGGCCCGCGACCCACCCGGTCGTGGGCCGCTGCGCAGGAGCACGCGGTGAACACCTACCGGATCACGCCACGGGAACCGGCTTTTCGGCTTCCCGCTCCGCTCGGGCCGGTTCGGGCGCCGGCCCGAACAACGGGTCCTCGCGCACTTCGCGCCACAGCGAGTAGGCGAGGCAGACCATCAGAACGACGAACGGCGCCGCAGTGATGATCACGGTCTGCTGGAGCGCCTCCAGCCCACCGGCGACCAGGAGCACGATGGCGGTCACGCCGGTGAGCCCACCCCACAGGGCCAGCACCGCTGCCCGGGGCTTCGTCTCGCCGTCCGAGGACAACATGCTCAGCACGAAGGTGTTCGCATCGGCGCCGGAGACGAAGAACAGCAGGACCAGCACCATGGCGACAGAGGAGGTCGCGGTCGGCCAGGGGAAGGCTTCGAGCATTGCGAAGATGGCGTTGTTCGAGTCCTGGGCAGCGGCTCCGGCCACGTGCCCACCGCGGAAAGCGTCCTGGAAGATCGCGGAGCCGCCGAAGACGCTGAACCACAGGAAGAAAACCGCACTGGGCACGCCGATGACGGCGACGACGAACTCGCGGATCGTGCGGCCGCGCGAGATGCGGGCCAGGAACACCCCGACGAAAGCGCCCCACGAGATCCACCACGCCAGCATGAAGTAGGTCCAGTTCTGCATCCACGCCAGCTCGCCAGAGCTCCCGGTTCGCAGGCTCATCGGCACGAAGTCACCGACGTAGCGGCCGATGGACTCGACGAACAGGTTGAGCACGAAGGCCGACGGTCCGGCGATCAGCACGAAGGCGAACAACAACCCGGCCAGCCCCATGCTGCTCTCGCTCAGGAACCGGATTCCCTTGTGCAGACCGGTGATCGCCGAGATGGTGAACAGGATCGTGACCACGGCGATGACGAGCACCTGGGTTCCGGTTCCCGCCGGCATCCCGAACACCCGGCTGAGCCCGCCGTTGATCTGCAGCGCACCGAGTCCCAGCGACGTGGTGGTCCCGAACAGCGTCGCGAAGATCGCCAGCACGTCGACGGCCTTGCCGACCGGGCCGTCGACCCGCCTGCCCAGAACGGGACGCAGCATCGGGCTGACCAGTCCCTTGCGGCCCTTGCGGTGGGTGGAGTAGCCGAGCGCGATGCCGAACACCGCGAAGATCGCCCACGCGTGCAGGCCCCAGTCGAAGAACGAGTACTGCAAGGCGACCACGGCCGCGTGCCTGCTGCCCGGCTGCGCCAGGCCGTGCGGCGGCTCGGCGAAGTGGTTGATCGGCTCGGACACCCCGTAGGACACCAGGCCGATGCCCATCACCGCCGCCAGGATCATCGCCAGCCAGCTGACCGTGCCGAACTCCGGGCGGTCGGTGTCGGCGCCGAGGCGGATCCGGCCGAACCTGCTGGCCGCCAGCACGATCAGGAAGCCCAGCACGCCCAGACTCGATACCA of Saccharopolyspora erythraea contains these proteins:
- a CDS encoding SDR family oxidoreductase — protein: MNHEAAGAPITGKVVLVTGASSGIGEAIAARSAGAGHQVVAGARRTDRLRELAERTEQATAASGGGIHPVRLDVTDRDDVAAFVETARERFGRVDVLVSNAGVMPLSRLDSLLVDEWDRMIDVNVRGLLHGIAAALPHFTAQGGGHFVTIASIGAHQVVPTSAVYSGTKYAAWAITEGLRQEADPSIRVTTVSPGVVTSELADSITDPGAAEAMHAYRRHAIAPEAIAEAVSYALDQPDDVDVNEIVVRPARQR
- a CDS encoding SDR family NAD(P)-dependent oxidoreductase — translated: MTTTIPASWDLTGRVAVVTGAARGIGRATATLLRERGARLVVTDRREAVGELAADDVAVLVGDVADEDVARATTRLATQRFGRFDILVNNAGRTLNKPITETSVEDFDEIMRVNARGKFVQAREAFRAMEAAGGGAIVSIASVSSVVAFHTQTAYAASKGALAQITRVLAIEGGPKGIRSNVVLPGVVDTDIMEGVVDNGREMLASFGGAHPIGRIGRPEEVAEAVAFLVCDASTFVTGA
- a CDS encoding GntR family transcriptional regulator, which gives rise to MSFPSLVQRSLGDRVAHELRVRIIGGELPRGTRLVEDVLAEQFDVSRGPIRDAYRQLEAEGLLESRRRGVFVTGLTEDDVDELYMLRESLETLAMSLAIRRAEQDGWDRAQQCVDEMNTAAQRRDVQTFARADLEFHTEFYRLSGHRRLRSVWEQYLPTIAVVLDVTNAQDVDLHPAAEAHADLLRLARGGLEEEALTNLRAHLLGARNRLRAAIGTTQRSAASD
- a CDS encoding dihydrodipicolinate synthase family protein, which encodes MSGQRTVITAVTTPFQPDGDLDLAAARQLYGFAGQHTGQLLVGGTTGEFPALTIGERMSLLDVALEIAGAEGVIAHVGAADAHNAALLTRASVRAGARRLAALTPYYLPATPEELHAYFGSVREAAGDAEIYAYLFPERTGLEVSPELCAELATAHGFAGVKLSGAASGQVREHVAVAPQGFEVYSGNDRALADVLAAGGVGTVSGCSAALPEPFLELAEAIRAGRDTGEVQQRVDRVVAALGPSIGRIKCAQRLRGLPAGESRMTVADPDAETEALIKDLVAENAR
- a CDS encoding 2-hydroxyacid dehydrogenase; its protein translation is MTSAALPDEEEQARMGEHIVSLYHLNDITEAELRKHLPDHPDLRITEIGPDADPADRHAELATATIVLAPLEKERRIDAALLDAMPNCRLIQSVAVGFDGVDHVAAAERGIPVANLPGFNADAVADWTVGAMLYLLRHYAAGHRKVEQGGWGPEGLRGRDLSALTVAILGFGNIGRAVARRLDGFGAEIVVHDPFPSEPGRQYVALEEAVARADVLSLHMPLNDATRGILGDESLATMPPGAYVVNAGRGGVIDEPALARALDSGHLAGAALDVFAEEPLPADSPLRGRDDVLLTPHTAGVTWEAYHNLRNRLFDKLAAVLAGKSPADIVNGVQPR
- a CDS encoding MFS transporter — its product is MATLSRSEPTGTPAPRRGIGKLRYAMLGVLFAGIAINYVDRATISVAMPFMSEEMGISDAVGGVILSAFFWTYAAGQMPGGFLADKLGPRKMLLVASLCWGLSTMAMGLAWGVVSLVVLRLVLGVGESPAFPASAQVVSRWFPRSERSFAAATFNNGNPVGATLSVPLVALTIATLGWRWAFVLAGALGVVWALVWWKVYREPREHPKITAAELAHIEEGQEEPTAAGAPVRWAQLFRFRAVWAMMIGFFCVNFVAYFFITWFPTYLVKTYGLSLLKFGFYGMVPGIASMLGGWCGGLFSDYLVRRGTSLTVARKIPLVGGLLGTSVIALAVFSPSVEMALAALSASYFCSTFAAASVWALPADFAPTPGQVGSLAGIQNTAANIAGIISPILIGVLTGMTSSFVLPLLIAGGVALTGAAVYAFVLPPVRRLGVR
- a CDS encoding BCCT family transporter, giving the protein MARATATTRRHTTSPPLGSVFYASVTLCGLFVLWATLFTENLNAVTSAALNRVTGEFGWVYLVSSLGVLGFLIVLAASRFGRIRLGADTDRPEFGTVSWLAMILAAVMGIGLVSYGVSEPINHFAEPPHGLAQPGSRHAAVVALQYSFFDWGLHAWAIFAVFGIALGYSTHRKGRKGLVSPMLRPVLGRRVDGPVGKAVDVLAIFATLFGTTTSLGLGALQINGGLSRVFGMPAGTGTQVLVIAVVTILFTISAITGLHKGIRFLSESSMGLAGLLFAFVLIAGPSAFVLNLFVESIGRYVGDFVPMSLRTGSSGELAWMQNWTYFMLAWWISWGAFVGVFLARISRGRTIREFVVAVIGVPSAVFFLWFSVFGGSAIFQDAFRGGHVAGAAAQDSNNAIFAMLEAFPWPTATSSVAMVLVLLFFVSGADANTFVLSMLSSDGETKPRAAVLALWGGLTGVTAIVLLVAGGLEALQQTVIITAAPFVVLMVCLAYSLWREVREDPLFGPAPEPARAEREAEKPVPVA